tCTGTGATATtagattttatcattttataaattacataatagtttaatttctatatatatttctcaagaaaaattatgtgtttcatattaaacatataaatacttATATTGTAGATGTCAGCAATATATGTTTTGATGGTTGTGTATCAAATTACTAACAAAAACCAAACTACGTACACTTTAACATGTGATCAAACTAAAAAATGATTGTAATATTAGTATTTAAGCTTATATCTACATATATCACTCTGaggttaagaaaaaaaaattcagattttaTTCCATGATGTAGAATggttaatagtatttttatctttttcttttataaccTTTTATACTGATATAGTTATGAGATAAGCATGACTccatttggaaaaaaatatatacaaaaacgtATAAACAATTCTTCATTAcggataaaataaaataaacaaaaccaaataaaaaatgaaaacaatttcaaagtaaTGTCTGTGATATtagattttatcattttataaattacataatagtttaatttctatatatatttctcaagaaaaattatgtgtttcatattaaacatataaatacttATATTGTAGATGTCAGCAATATATGTTTTGATGGTTGTGTATCAAATTACTAACAAAAACCAAACTACGTACACTTTAACATGTGATCAAACTAAAAAATGATTGTAATATTAGTATTTAAGCTTATATCTACATATATCACTCTGaggttaagaaaaaaaaattcagattttaTTCCATGATGTAGAAtgattaatagtatttttatctttttcttttataaccTTTTATACTGATATAGTTATGAGATAAGCATGACTCCatttggaaaaaatatatacaaaaacgtATAAACAATTCTTCATtacagataaaataaaataaacaaaaccaaataaaaaatgaaaacaatttcaaagtaaTGTCTGTGATATTAGATTTTATCATTTCATAAATTACATAATAGtttagtttctatatatatttctcaagaaaaattatgtgtttcatattaaacatataaatacttatataaattaatgaatgaaaatttgtatttttgaatGAGATCTTTACTAAATAAAGAATCCTTTTTAAAATGCTTTATAGCATTGTTTGAAATCTTCATATACTGCtttaaatatatagataatttgGTCTAAATAAACTGATAGTATATTACACgcctataaattatatataaatagtatataaaaattattcattaagagtaatattgatattaaccgctctaatttttaacgtgagagatccgttgcgaaaaatcgcaaataatagtataataatagtttatagtatagatagatagtgTAATCATAAAGAGTAAATGTGCATGTGTATTTATTTCAAGAAACGTCTGACAAAAAATATACTCCTTCTGTCCCACTTTATGTGATGCTTTAGGTTAtttcacatagattaagaaaacacatattcttatgtagtttatcttggtaacataaaaatacattaaataaaattagtttaaccaataataaaaaagtacagtattttgcaattggtcataaaattcaaatcatattaaattctacctaAATTAGTGAGAAGATCACTTAAAAtgggacaaaataaaaatcctaaaacatcaCTTAAAGTGGGACGGACGGGAGTATATATATTTCAAGAAGCAAACTATGTCACCAGATACTAATTTAACCCAATATTGAAATCTATTGTTTATTGCAGAAACTAAATTAGTAGTGTCGTGGTCaatttataaaagatattaGCAAATCCAAACAAAAGAGACAGGCATGTGAAGATGGATCCAATGCCAAGCTCTCTGCTTCACTGTCATTACCATTTCCACAAACCTAGACACGTCACGTTGTTTAACTCAACAAAACAAACAGCAATAATATTACGAAACCCAAAACCCTAAGGTTACTTGCATAACAAGAAACATGAAAGAATTGTTAAGTGAGAATTGAAGACAGAGGACGAACACACAAATATacagaagaaaacaaacaaatttggGGTTTTGAAGAATTCTCGTTCATCAACGTCCATCTACGGAAGTGAAAGACTCTGCGAATCCATAAGGTCTAGAGGGAATACTCATCTGCGTGTTACCCAAGCTAGGTAAAAGCGAGGAAGTAGATGATTCAAGATCACTTCTTCCTTCATAAGCTTGCCATTTCTTAAGAGCCTGAGGCAAAGACATGTCGAGATCGATGCCGTAAATGTCCTCTGGATTCTGATCAGCCGGTTTCCACAGCTCGACGAGCGAGGACAGAATGTTGACTGCGTGTCCCATGTCTGGTCTCTGGTAAGGCTCACGCGCACAGCAATGGCCCGCTAGCTCAGCAACGGTGTGAACGCTGGCCAGGGTTTCTTCGTCGAGGTCTATTGTCGGGTCGATCGCTTTCTTGAATGATGATTCCTTGTTGATGAACATTCGTTTGAAATAGGAGACCAAGTGAATGCTCTCTTCTGGTTGCGATTCGTCTAGAGATTTCCTTCCTGTTATGAGTTCCATCAGAATCACTCCAAAGCTGTACACATCGACCTTTGTGGTTACTCTACCCGTAACTGCAACAAACAATATCACAATCATCATTAGAAAAAACAATCTCTAGGACGAAACTAATATTACATGTTGTGGTTTCGGGCTTATAACCTCctggtgttaaaaaaaaaaaaagaatgtgttCACAAGTATCAAACTAACTAACCTGCGTATTCGGGTGCCAGGTAACCAAATGTTCCAGCAATTCTAGTCTCAATAGATCCTTTCCCTTCAGGAGCAAGACGAACGAGTCCAAAGTCTGCAACCTTAGCCCTCATATCATCTCCAAGAAGAATGTTTGAAGGCTTAAGATCTCTGTGAATGAAGCTCTGATGAGCTAACCCATGGAGATACTCCACACCTCTCGCCACATCCAACGCTAAAGTCAACCTCTGTTTCCACAACAGAGGCTTAAGCCCTTCCTCCGACCACTCGAACAGATGCCTACTCAACGTACCTTGAGGCATATACTCGTACACAAGCAACTTCTCATTCCCATCAAGACAATACCCGAGAAGCGTAACCAAATGGCGATGCCTAACCTTCGTCAAAACCGCAATCTCCGACTTGAACTCCGCGAAACCTTTGCCAGCAATCACTCCGTTCTCCATCCTCTTAACCGCAATCTTCGTCCCATCGTGCAGTTCGCCTTTGTAAACAACCCCGAAACCTCCTTGTCCTAGAATGTTGTCCTGGCTGAAGTTGTTAGTCACCGAACGAAGCACTTGGATCGAGATCAGCATGTTTCCCGCCTCCACCATCTGTATATTATCTCCCACCTCGCTAGTACCGGGAAGCGTGTACGTGTCGCTTATCCCTCCAACGCTCACGCTCGAACCCGCAACCGTGATTTTAACGTTCTCGTTGTCAGAGCCAGAGTGTCTCGGATGCACAACAACCGCGTTCGAGCTCTCTCCTCTCGCGAACCGCTTCTGCCTCTTCTTGTACCAGCAGAAAACCAATAAACCGATCAAGAAGATCATTAACAGTCCACCAAGAACCGAACCAATAACAATTCCTATAAAACCGGAAGACGTTTTCACTCTCCCATCACTAAACCCTGAACCGGAACCACccgaagatgaagaagaagaaccaggaGGAGGAGATAAAGAGCTTTTATCTTTCCCAATATCCGGATTACCGTTACTATTCACAACAACATTGCTTTTGAAAGCAGGAACCTTCCCAAAAAGATGGTTACTCGAAACGTCTAGCGTTTTGAGATTAGGCAACGTCGTGAGCTCGCGAGGAATCGTACCGGTAAGGTTGTTGTTTCCGAGAATGATTCTCTGAAGCGATTTGATTGAACCGAACTCCGGAGATATCGTCCCGGTTAGCTCCATTTTCTCGAGATTAATAACCGTAACGTTACCGTTGCTACAAGCGATCCCAATCCAGTTCGTGCAAGGATCGTTCCCTTTCCAACTCTCGGCTAACCTCAGCGGATACTCCATCGAGCTAGCGATCGAAAGCAAAGACTTCACTCGAGGATCACACTCCCCTGGAGCAGGCAAGCAAAAGCTGTTGGTGTCTTTCTCCAAATCGACCGAGACCGAGGTTTTGAACTCAGGGACCGGTCCTTGGAGATGATTG
The sequence above is drawn from the Raphanus sativus cultivar WK10039 chromosome 7, ASM80110v3, whole genome shotgun sequence genome and encodes:
- the LOC108816688 gene encoding receptor protein kinase TMK1 — translated: MKKHRAAFLKFPFLLLLLSLLALSKADSDGDASAMLSLKKSLNPPPSLGWSDPDPCKWTHVVCTGAKRVTRIQIGHSGLQGTLSPDIRSLTELERLELQWNNISGPIPTLSGLSSLQVLMLSNNHFDSIPSDIFEGLTSLQSVEVDNNPFASWEVPESLRNASALQNFSANSANVSGTLPGFLGPDEFPGLSILHLAFNKLEGELPLGLSGSQIQSLWLNGQKLTGSINVLGNMTGLREVWLHSNAFSGPLPDFSGLQELESLSLRDNSLTGPVPTSLMSIGSLKAVNLTNNHLQGPVPEFKTSVSVDLEKDTNSFCLPAPGECDPRVKSLLSIASSMEYPLRLAESWKGNDPCTNWIGIACSNGNVTVINLEKMELTGTISPEFGSIKSLQRIILGNNNLTGTIPRELTTLPNLKTLDVSSNHLFGKVPAFKSNVVVNSNGNPDIGKDKSSLSPPPGSSSSSSGGSGSGFSDGRVKTSSGFIGIVIGSVLGGLLMIFLIGLLVFCWYKKRQKRFARGESSNAVVVHPRHSGSDNENVKITVAGSSVSVGGISDTYTLPGTSEVGDNIQMVEAGNMLISIQVLRSVTNNFSQDNILGQGGFGVVYKGELHDGTKIAVKRMENGVIAGKGFAEFKSEIAVLTKVRHRHLVTLLGYCLDGNEKLLVYEYMPQGTLSRHLFEWSEEGLKPLLWKQRLTLALDVARGVEYLHGLAHQSFIHRDLKPSNILLGDDMRAKVADFGLVRLAPEGKGSIETRIAGTFGYLAPEYAVTGRVTTKVDVYSFGVILMELITGRKSLDESQPEESIHLVSYFKRMFINKESSFKKAIDPTIDLDEETLASVHTVAELAGHCCAREPYQRPDMGHAVNILSSLVELWKPADQNPEDIYGIDLDMSLPQALKKWQAYEGRSDLESSTSSLLPSLGNTQMSIPSRPYGFAESFTSVDGR